In one window of Pseudodesulfovibrio sediminis DNA:
- a CDS encoding radical SAM/SPASM domain-containing protein, which yields MQLVSLEEAFSGLNKEEKTKKYRELWHKAARFEILTDYPLHLDLELSGVCNLSCKDCFQEALDKKNLGLMDPALFKRIIDEGVPRGLCAIKLQIRGESFLHPDIFELISYAKQAGVLDVQVTTNATLIRDETIDQILVSGLDGIIFSVDVRHQEACDKASATPEYDHVSTVVNTLLARRAAQGTPWVRLKSSIDDPSPEAQLALKAQLVEAFPLADIHIVGTIFDFHKDRDSYPDLQQNYTLNPCSYLMQRMAVFWNGQTTVCCMDYHGDFGLPWVSEASVQSIWNSPQMEHLRQAHTSGQRPKLPICKHCHLNVSSATDQVYLDDTRRNRLDRDLGVVCEG from the coding sequence ATGCAGTTAGTGTCTTTGGAAGAGGCCTTTTCTGGCTTGAACAAAGAGGAAAAGACCAAAAAATATAGAGAATTGTGGCATAAGGCGGCCCGGTTTGAGATACTGACGGATTATCCTCTGCATCTTGATCTGGAACTGTCTGGTGTGTGTAATCTCAGTTGCAAGGATTGTTTTCAGGAGGCCTTGGATAAGAAAAATCTTGGCCTTATGGATCCTGCGCTCTTCAAGCGGATCATTGATGAGGGCGTCCCCCGCGGACTGTGTGCCATCAAGCTGCAGATTCGGGGTGAGTCTTTTCTGCATCCTGATATCTTCGAGCTCATCAGCTATGCCAAACAGGCGGGAGTCCTTGATGTTCAAGTGACGACCAACGCGACATTGATCCGTGATGAAACTATCGATCAGATTTTGGTGAGTGGATTGGATGGGATTATTTTTTCCGTGGATGTGCGTCATCAAGAGGCGTGCGACAAGGCGTCGGCCACCCCGGAGTATGACCATGTGTCCACAGTGGTGAACACGCTCCTGGCTCGGAGGGCGGCGCAGGGTACCCCTTGGGTGCGGCTCAAGTCGAGCATTGACGACCCGTCGCCAGAAGCACAACTGGCTCTCAAGGCTCAATTGGTGGAAGCGTTCCCTCTGGCTGACATACATATCGTCGGCACTATTTTCGATTTTCACAAGGACCGCGACTCCTACCCGGACCTGCAGCAGAATTATACCCTTAATCCATGCTCGTACCTCATGCAGCGGATGGCTGTTTTCTGGAACGGTCAGACCACAGTGTGCTGTATGGATTATCATGGTGATTTTGGTTTGCCGTGGGTTTCGGAAGCCTCGGTACAATCCATCTGGAACTCGCCGCAAATGGAGCATCTGCGTCAGGCTCACACCTCTGGGCAGCGTCCCAAGTTGCCCATTTGTAAACATTGTCATTTGAATGTCTCTTCTGCCACGGATCAGGTTTATCTGGATGACACCCGACGTAACCGGCTGGACCGCGATCTGGGTGTTGTATGCGAGGGATAA
- a CDS encoding radical SAM protein has translation MNCRMTRGIYMRANGELNCFCSTGEQVTLGKLGDADDGSDFIKDIYMGKRFERIRTSMERDILPFPRQCMKCNYLQPKDNYDPAATSKTIEWMHIETSALCNLRCPFCVHGVTGDRKPHRPKPYFLPRENWVKMLDDIKNAGLAVQWMYFSGRGEPTLHPEVWEMVQDAKTRFDTNFLMNTNGNTPFNPLIVKSGLDKIKIAIDSLDQDTYAKYRIGGKVKTMLDLTRGIAEYKAKLNVQSPTIIWQKVLFDFNSSPEEIYEYQKKAQECGVDRIRLFFTWTKGFSTHTPDDYDLFFPDIEIHNPYQKGLISADQMDLDRQNSVSSKSVPGLIKVLSDFMHWVELGTEDRIDYDRFAVLNLHSKELLSLRQDEVEGPKHLAVYRKSIRDLANLYQDLGQPGQACQYNGIADRIDS, from the coding sequence ATGAATTGTAGAATGACCAGAGGCATATACATGCGGGCAAACGGTGAACTCAACTGTTTTTGCTCGACTGGCGAACAGGTCACCCTTGGGAAGCTGGGGGATGCCGATGACGGATCGGACTTCATCAAAGATATCTACATGGGAAAGCGGTTCGAGAGAATCCGCACAAGCATGGAGCGGGATATTCTGCCTTTCCCCCGTCAATGCATGAAGTGCAACTACCTTCAGCCCAAGGACAATTATGATCCTGCTGCCACAAGTAAGACCATCGAGTGGATGCATATCGAGACCTCGGCGTTGTGCAATCTGCGCTGCCCATTCTGTGTTCACGGTGTAACAGGTGACAGGAAGCCACATCGGCCTAAGCCGTATTTCCTGCCACGTGAGAACTGGGTCAAAATGCTCGACGACATCAAGAACGCCGGGCTCGCAGTTCAGTGGATGTATTTCAGTGGCCGAGGTGAGCCGACCCTGCACCCCGAAGTGTGGGAGATGGTGCAGGATGCCAAGACACGGTTCGACACCAATTTCCTGATGAACACCAATGGAAACACTCCGTTCAACCCTCTTATAGTGAAAAGTGGACTGGACAAAATAAAAATTGCAATCGATAGCCTGGATCAGGATACCTATGCCAAGTACCGTATCGGCGGTAAAGTGAAGACCATGCTGGATCTGACCAGAGGCATTGCCGAATATAAGGCAAAGCTGAATGTTCAGTCGCCGACCATTATCTGGCAGAAAGTGCTGTTTGATTTCAACAGTTCTCCCGAGGAGATCTACGAATACCAAAAGAAGGCCCAAGAGTGCGGTGTCGACCGTATCCGTCTCTTTTTTACCTGGACAAAGGGATTTTCTACCCATACCCCGGATGACTATGATCTCTTTTTCCCGGATATCGAAATACACAATCCCTATCAAAAGGGCTTGATCTCAGCCGATCAGATGGATCTGGACAGGCAGAACTCTGTGAGCAGTAAATCTGTTCCCGGCCTCATCAAAGTTCTCAGCGATTTTATGCATTGGGTCGAGCTTGGTACTGAAGATCGCATTGATTATGATCGGTTTGCCGTTCTGAATCTGCATAGCAAGGAATTGTTGTCCTTACGTCAAGATGAAGTTGAAGGCCCCAAGCATCTGGCTGTGTATCGTAAGAGCATACGTGACCTTGCCAATCTCTATCAGGATTTGGGTCAGCCTGGGCAGGCCTGTCAGTACAACGGTATTGCAGACAGGATAGACTCATGA
- a CDS encoding NAD-dependent epimerase/dehydratase family protein, which produces MGIKVLVTGARGYIGSALTRRLDSLGVKWVPFQGNVCDPKVFESFEDCSSVVHLAGKLRVESNLEAQTGLMDTNIIGTYNAARFAAQGNRSFFYASSCHYDPTEPVPSDESVQITHSSPYSFSKFSGETLIEGWRRYFDLTGAVFRIFNVYGPGQNKGFVIPDLLAQVASGEVSVMNLDDERDFVFIDDVARLMATAVMTPHDDLVTVNVGSGQTQSIGQVLDQMFALTGRTLPVKDRGLRSAIPHSQADISFAKDFYQWTPRVSFDAGLASIVKHTFQQHPKEQNEHTSGFGKLLER; this is translated from the coding sequence ATGGGTATCAAGGTGTTGGTCACAGGAGCCAGAGGGTACATTGGGAGTGCGCTTACTCGCAGGTTGGACAGCCTTGGAGTGAAATGGGTGCCTTTCCAGGGTAATGTGTGTGATCCTAAAGTCTTTGAGAGCTTTGAGGATTGCTCTTCTGTTGTGCATTTGGCTGGCAAGCTCAGGGTTGAAAGTAATCTTGAGGCACAAACGGGACTGATGGATACCAATATTATCGGTACGTACAATGCAGCTCGTTTTGCCGCTCAAGGTAATCGTTCGTTTTTTTATGCATCCTCGTGCCATTACGATCCGACAGAGCCGGTTCCCAGCGATGAAAGTGTTCAGATTACACATTCTTCACCCTACAGTTTTTCTAAATTTTCAGGTGAGACTTTGATCGAAGGATGGCGCAGGTATTTCGATCTTACTGGTGCCGTGTTCAGGATTTTCAATGTATATGGTCCCGGTCAGAATAAAGGATTTGTCATACCCGACTTGCTCGCTCAGGTTGCCTCTGGTGAAGTCAGTGTAATGAATCTCGACGATGAAAGGGATTTCGTCTTTATTGATGATGTAGCGAGACTGATGGCCACGGCAGTTATGACCCCACACGATGATCTGGTTACAGTCAATGTCGGAAGTGGGCAAACACAGAGCATCGGACAGGTTTTGGATCAGATGTTTGCCCTGACTGGCAGAACCTTGCCGGTGAAGGATCGCGGTCTGCGGTCTGCGATCCCCCATAGCCAGGCCGACATCTCATTTGCCAAAGATTTCTACCAATGGACGCCACGCGTTTCGTTTGATGCGGGACTTGCGTCCATCGTCAAGCACACATTTCAACAGCACCCAAAGGAACAAAATGAGCACACGAGCGGATTTGGAAAACTTTTGGAAAGGTGA
- a CDS encoding radical SAM protein, with product MNTNERLTKLNDQLNDRYVPANEYENVITYPKLITLTTTLRCNYRCWMCYQEDFTGDLDWRVVEKIRHVLPSVKTFQLFGGEPLLYNRFEELCDLAGENFCEIEVITNGSPLTESKRRALLENNASIVKISLEAATQATYDSIRGGDLEQVLGNLEKFAEERARMGQANPTFQINFVAMERNIRELPALVERAASIGVDKLLVLYVNAFNREDIARESLFFHQELSDENMIKAVEAGRRHGLEVTIPDLFSTNTAQVEDACMDSTCHSPWKNCIINLNGDVLFCCGRTGGPIGNLLEQDFDDMWYGDKITRFRKLVNTSGQPDCCNTCRVKGRNIRDIGYHIRSKAVADKLMAEFGVAIGN from the coding sequence ATGAACACGAACGAACGACTGACCAAACTCAATGACCAGCTCAACGACCGGTATGTTCCGGCCAACGAATACGAGAACGTGATCACCTACCCCAAGCTGATCACCCTGACCACCACCCTGCGCTGCAACTATCGCTGCTGGATGTGCTATCAGGAAGATTTCACCGGCGATCTGGACTGGCGGGTCGTGGAAAAGATCAGGCATGTCCTGCCGTCGGTCAAGACCTTCCAGCTCTTTGGCGGGGAGCCGCTGCTCTACAACCGGTTTGAAGAGCTCTGTGATCTGGCAGGAGAGAATTTTTGCGAGATCGAAGTCATCACCAACGGATCGCCCCTTACCGAAAGCAAACGCAGGGCCTTGCTTGAAAACAATGCCTCCATCGTCAAGATCAGCCTTGAGGCAGCCACCCAGGCGACCTATGACTCCATCCGGGGCGGCGATCTGGAGCAGGTGCTCGGCAATCTGGAAAAGTTTGCTGAGGAACGCGCCCGAATGGGACAGGCCAACCCCACATTCCAGATCAACTTCGTGGCCATGGAACGGAATATCCGCGAACTGCCCGCCCTGGTCGAACGCGCGGCATCAATCGGTGTGGACAAGCTGCTGGTGCTCTATGTGAACGCCTTCAACCGGGAGGACATCGCCCGCGAGTCCCTGTTTTTCCATCAGGAACTCAGTGATGAAAACATGATCAAGGCCGTTGAAGCGGGCCGCAGACACGGGCTTGAGGTGACCATTCCCGACCTCTTCTCCACAAACACCGCACAGGTTGAAGACGCCTGCATGGATTCCACCTGCCATTCGCCATGGAAAAACTGCATCATCAATCTGAATGGCGATGTACTCTTCTGCTGTGGTCGTACGGGCGGTCCCATCGGCAATCTGCTGGAACAGGATTTTGACGATATGTGGTACGGGGACAAGATCACCCGATTCCGCAAACTGGTGAACACGTCGGGTCAACCCGATTGCTGCAACACCTGCCGCGTCAAAGGCCGCAATATCCGCGACATCGGCTACCACATCCGCAGCAAGGCTGTGGCAGACAAGCTCATGGCCGAATTCGGCGTGGCTATCGGGAATTAA
- a CDS encoding glycosyltransferase family 9 protein, whose protein sequence is MQARTGTLLFPEKGLGKHKKAALLASNALYAMVICHEDDQEYFAGSNRAVRTYAGGNIAPCRNDLDKIATLLLPPEHTPLHVVSESPQIAPFILTALRLLGHTEVVRVWTDDATPQTIPPLPRTPIQSLVIKATGGIGNIVLNTCLVSAALRHGWETWFCPTSDLNAPLDSLFLGHGRDGLHVVNQTELAHMSADICLNIEDHNNREKTDFFHGPYRVGTPGHEPGFAAQFFTNILGVDVDLGDTFIGGAPTELPQSWRDRIVICPGSKVGWDSKRWPHMDALIRRLDNPVVLCRQEDLDAYATLDFLTPITAGNAEYLTTLSLNEAACLLKSARGVIANDCGPAHMAAAAGVPTLMLFGPSSMEKNEHKRTNVRSLNLDLDCQPCQGKDDGPGRLGPGNYGCELNYRCMTELDVGRVLTELGRSVPGL, encoded by the coding sequence ATGCAGGCACGGACAGGTACGCTTCTCTTCCCGGAAAAAGGACTGGGCAAACATAAAAAGGCAGCCTTGTTGGCGTCCAACGCACTCTATGCCATGGTGATCTGCCATGAGGATGACCAGGAATATTTTGCCGGATCAAACAGAGCTGTCCGCACCTACGCAGGCGGCAACATCGCCCCCTGCCGGAACGATCTGGACAAAATCGCCACCCTGTTGCTCCCACCTGAACACACTCCACTGCACGTAGTCTCGGAGTCGCCGCAGATAGCTCCGTTCATCCTGACCGCGCTCAGATTGCTGGGGCATACCGAAGTCGTCAGGGTATGGACGGACGACGCGACGCCCCAGACGATCCCGCCGCTTCCCAGGACGCCCATACAGTCACTCGTGATCAAGGCCACCGGCGGGATCGGCAACATCGTGCTCAACACCTGCCTCGTGTCAGCCGCGCTCAGGCACGGTTGGGAGACATGGTTCTGCCCCACGTCCGATCTGAACGCCCCGCTCGACTCCCTGTTTCTGGGACACGGCAGGGATGGCCTACACGTCGTTAACCAGACCGAACTGGCACACATGTCTGCGGATATCTGCCTCAATATCGAGGACCACAACAACCGCGAAAAGACCGATTTCTTCCACGGCCCGTACAGGGTGGGCACGCCGGGTCATGAACCGGGGTTCGCCGCACAATTTTTCACGAATATTCTGGGGGTGGACGTTGATCTCGGCGACACCTTCATCGGCGGAGCCCCCACCGAATTGCCGCAATCATGGCGGGATCGGATCGTGATCTGCCCCGGCAGCAAGGTTGGCTGGGACTCCAAGCGGTGGCCGCACATGGACGCACTCATCCGGCGGCTGGACAATCCCGTGGTCCTCTGCCGACAGGAGGATCTGGACGCGTATGCGACCCTCGACTTCCTGACACCCATCACGGCTGGCAATGCCGAGTATCTCACGACCCTCTCCCTCAACGAGGCTGCCTGCCTGCTGAAATCCGCGCGTGGCGTGATCGCCAACGACTGCGGACCGGCACACATGGCCGCTGCCGCCGGAGTACCCACGTTGATGCTTTTCGGGCCATCATCCATGGAAAAAAATGAGCACAAACGGACTAACGTGCGGAGTCTGAACCTTGATCTCGACTGCCAGCCCTGTCAGGGAAAGGACGATGGACCAGGCAGGCTGGGTCCGGGTAACTACGGCTGTGAGCTAAACTATCGCTGCATGACAGAACTTGATGTGGGCCGAGTCCTCACTGAACTGGGTCGGAGCGTCCCGGGACTGTAG
- a CDS encoding FkbM family methyltransferase, producing the protein MNEQTTDSTTHFTALDGLPAQGRVIVYGSGGAAMTVVKQLHIHRPDVTVPCLLDTFNTGEAGGLRIFRLADLEQLSGSYDLILIASAWWRDISRDLSRLGVNNWKVAAPSLWHKYIYSREDMDRIVPELEAVNAMLATAKDREIFRFMTECRLENSPLVSTEKISPEIRDYPAIRQTVFGHLTEQYMDFVNIEAIGTVLHAGAFDGTDCVKFLDGFPKLTTVHGFEPQGTKRFSETALTTVTGSGRVHIHQKGLWNEATSVTLTGEGQHTTLNPDASPGLVTGSIDTVSIDEFTDEFGIEQVDYICLDVEGAEERVLNGARRTIDRCRPQLAVCIYHRKDDFYRLPLMLNDRLDRYVYRLGHYHNFLNETVLYATPEELLK; encoded by the coding sequence ATGAACGAACAGACGACAGATAGCACCACGCATTTCACCGCTCTGGACGGACTCCCCGCCCAGGGCCGCGTCATTGTTTACGGCAGCGGAGGAGCAGCCATGACCGTGGTGAAACAACTCCACATCCATAGGCCTGATGTGACTGTCCCCTGCCTACTGGACACCTTCAATACGGGGGAAGCCGGTGGGCTTCGCATTTTCAGACTGGCCGACCTAGAACAGCTTTCGGGATCCTATGACCTCATTCTCATTGCCTCGGCCTGGTGGCGCGATATCAGTCGCGACCTCTCCAGACTGGGGGTGAACAACTGGAAGGTGGCCGCGCCCTCCCTGTGGCACAAGTACATATACTCCCGTGAAGACATGGACCGAATCGTCCCGGAACTGGAAGCGGTCAACGCAATGCTCGCCACCGCGAAAGACAGGGAGATATTCCGCTTCATGACTGAGTGCCGTCTGGAAAATTCCCCACTGGTTTCCACAGAAAAAATTTCCCCGGAAATACGGGACTACCCCGCCATCAGACAGACAGTCTTCGGTCATTTGACGGAACAATACATGGATTTCGTCAACATTGAAGCCATCGGAACAGTTCTCCACGCCGGAGCCTTTGACGGCACGGATTGCGTCAAATTCCTTGACGGATTTCCCAAACTCACGACTGTACACGGATTTGAACCTCAGGGAACGAAACGCTTTTCCGAAACGGCCCTCACAACCGTCACCGGATCAGGCCGCGTCCACATCCACCAAAAGGGACTCTGGAACGAGGCAACCTCGGTTACCCTGACCGGAGAGGGACAGCACACCACGCTCAACCCGGACGCTTCACCCGGATTAGTCACCGGAAGCATCGACACGGTATCCATTGATGAATTCACTGACGAGTTCGGCATCGAACAGGTGGACTACATCTGCCTGGACGTGGAGGGGGCTGAAGAGCGGGTCCTGAACGGAGCGCGACGCACTATCGACCGTTGCCGCCCCCAACTGGCCGTGTGCATCTACCATCGAAAGGATGACTTCTACCGTCTGCCACTCATGCTGAACGATCGCCTCGACAGGTACGTATACCGCTTGGGCCACTACCATAATTTTCTCAATGAAACCGTGCTCTACGCCACACCAGAGGAGCTGCTGAAATGA
- a CDS encoding radical SAM protein: MNFIDTVAHHIERFSHKPFQEYASSAQFDGHLRIYPTLACNLRCGYCVNEQMGQRPHVYRTAPPEMWSKAINREHRHIVLTGGEPFLYKGLPDLVNGVTAELKIRIYSNFCLDLQDALSAIKRPVHFYISWHPQKRADRKRFLANVQKMYANPLFTADIHAIDAEETRATLDDDLAFFSSQGLHLDKDADQRTFDGSCQPALHTAVCAKTIYLIGPDGTRYQCVSRMMRNDHPLENMLEGPLKTPEAVSVCPDFGNCAPCDILGETQMAIF, encoded by the coding sequence ATGAACTTCATTGATACTGTTGCCCATCACATCGAAAGATTCTCACACAAGCCCTTCCAGGAGTATGCCTCTTCGGCTCAATTCGACGGGCATCTACGCATATACCCCACCTTGGCCTGCAACTTGCGATGCGGATATTGCGTAAATGAGCAGATGGGCCAGCGACCACACGTCTACCGGACAGCCCCTCCAGAAATGTGGAGCAAAGCCATCAACAGGGAACACCGACACATCGTCCTTACTGGTGGAGAACCCTTTCTTTACAAAGGGTTACCTGATCTGGTCAACGGAGTTACAGCAGAGTTAAAAATCCGTATCTATTCAAATTTCTGCCTGGATTTACAGGACGCCCTAAGCGCCATAAAGCGGCCCGTGCATTTCTATATCAGCTGGCATCCGCAAAAACGCGCCGACCGGAAGCGATTCCTTGCCAACGTACAAAAGATGTATGCCAATCCGTTGTTTACAGCGGACATCCACGCCATCGATGCCGAGGAGACACGGGCAACGCTCGATGACGATCTTGCCTTTTTCTCAAGCCAGGGGCTCCATTTGGACAAAGATGCCGACCAACGGACTTTTGACGGTTCATGCCAACCCGCGCTCCACACTGCGGTCTGCGCCAAGACTATCTACCTTATCGGCCCGGACGGAACCCGGTACCAATGCGTGTCTCGCATGATGCGTAACGACCACCCCTTGGAAAACATGCTTGAAGGCCCACTCAAAACCCCGGAGGCGGTTTCGGTCTGCCCGGATTTCGGCAACTGTGCGCCCTGTGACATCCTCGGCGAAACCCAGATGGCGATCTTCTGA
- the wecB gene encoding non-hydrolyzing UDP-N-acetylglucosamine 2-epimerase translates to MKIVTILGARPQFVKASALSRGVAALNREGNSITESIVHTGQHYDIDMSDVFFSELNIPRPKLKLAASASDRTLRFSEMLAGLSPFLLQEKPDVVLVFGDTDTTLAGALAASHLSIPVAHVEAGLRSFNTAMPEETNRVLTDHMASYLFCPTTTAITNLAHEGIADSDSIKVVQCGDIQLETLKHYAQTSEPNPALKQQLDTLAGENGQFALVTLHRAENTSDRGRLSGMLDGIRKVAKSLPVVFPVHPGTRKKMQEFGLPLEDENILLLHPVGFLDMIGLLKRASLVMTDSGGLQKEAYFLQTPCVTLRRETEWVELVEHGFNDLAGVEAESIATSVKSMLNKQYDWGHTLYGKGDTSHVILETLIRSLNK, encoded by the coding sequence ATGAAAATCGTCACCATACTCGGCGCGCGCCCTCAATTCGTCAAGGCCTCGGCCCTGTCCAGGGGGGTCGCTGCCCTGAATCGCGAAGGCAACTCCATCACGGAATCCATCGTGCATACGGGTCAACATTACGACATCGACATGTCGGACGTGTTCTTTTCGGAACTGAATATCCCCCGTCCAAAGCTCAAACTGGCCGCAAGCGCATCCGACCGGACCCTGCGATTCTCCGAGATGCTGGCCGGACTCAGCCCGTTTCTGCTTCAGGAGAAACCGGATGTCGTGCTCGTGTTCGGCGACACGGACACCACCCTTGCCGGGGCATTGGCGGCCTCGCACCTCTCCATTCCCGTGGCCCATGTAGAAGCAGGATTACGCTCATTCAACACAGCCATGCCTGAAGAGACCAACCGGGTTCTTACCGATCATATGGCTTCATATCTTTTCTGTCCCACAACCACCGCCATTACCAATCTCGCACATGAAGGAATTGCGGACAGCGACTCAATCAAGGTCGTTCAATGCGGAGACATCCAGCTCGAAACGCTGAAACACTATGCCCAGACCAGTGAACCGAATCCCGCGTTAAAGCAACAGCTTGACACCCTTGCCGGAGAAAACGGACAGTTTGCACTCGTCACCCTTCACAGGGCCGAGAACACCTCGGACAGGGGGAGATTGTCAGGCATGCTTGATGGTATTCGTAAGGTCGCTAAAAGTCTGCCCGTGGTCTTCCCTGTGCATCCCGGCACACGCAAAAAAATGCAGGAATTCGGACTGCCCCTTGAAGACGAGAATATTCTCCTGCTCCACCCAGTGGGCTTTCTGGATATGATCGGACTCCTGAAACGAGCATCTCTGGTCATGACGGACAGCGGCGGTTTGCAAAAAGAAGCGTACTTTCTGCAAACACCCTGCGTGACTCTACGACGGGAAACCGAATGGGTGGAACTCGTGGAACACGGATTTAATGATCTTGCGGGAGTCGAAGCCGAGAGCATTGCCACCAGCGTCAAGAGCATGCTCAACAAGCAATATGACTGGGGCCACACACTCTACGGGAAGGGTGATACATCGCACGTTATTCTGGAGACACTTATCCGTAGCCTGAACAAATAA
- a CDS encoding pseudaminic acid biosynthesis-associated methylase, giving the protein MSTRADLENFWKGEFGNEYVDRHEAERLVPAKNFQFQTMLEKVEGLQSVIELGTNRGYNLQAIHEMVPDVELHGVEINDVAVEIVRQQPGVNSVFHGSLFDAPEDRTYDLSFTTCVLIHIGPDMIQEAYHKLYRLSHRYILMCEYHNPTPVMVTYRGHENRLFKRDFAGEILDLYPDLSLVDYGFFYSRDPRYGLTDTNYFLLEKK; this is encoded by the coding sequence ATGAGCACACGAGCGGATTTGGAAAACTTTTGGAAAGGTGAGTTCGGCAACGAATATGTGGATCGTCATGAGGCCGAGCGGCTGGTTCCCGCCAAGAATTTCCAGTTCCAGACTATGCTGGAAAAAGTGGAGGGGTTGCAGAGCGTCATAGAACTGGGCACAAACCGGGGATACAATCTGCAGGCCATTCACGAAATGGTACCTGATGTGGAGTTGCATGGCGTTGAAATCAATGATGTTGCTGTGGAAATCGTCCGTCAGCAACCGGGAGTCAACTCCGTGTTTCACGGTTCACTTTTTGATGCGCCCGAAGACCGGACGTATGACCTTTCATTCACGACCTGTGTGCTCATTCATATAGGCCCAGACATGATCCAGGAAGCGTACCACAAGCTGTACCGTCTTTCTCATCGCTATATCCTTATGTGCGAGTATCACAATCCCACCCCGGTCATGGTTACTTATCGAGGACATGAAAACCGGCTTTTCAAACGTGACTTTGCGGGTGAAATACTCGATTTGTATCCTGACCTCTCTTTGGTTGATTACGGGTTTTTCTATTCGAGAGATCCTCGATATGGCCTGACTGACACCAACTATTTTCTTTTGGAAAAGAAGTAA
- a CDS encoding glycosyltransferase family 2 protein, whose translation MKQSALHPSRFFVVIPCFNCEEYIGECLESLQAQTFTDWTALVANDCSGDDTAQVAAGYAASDDRITVRTGEERGWLMGNTLAGLRSLDLHPDDVVAVLDGDDWIRPTCLEKLWDAHCSGYDLVYTDEDIQGQEHSVGKPFIRTAPARAQAWGFSQLRSFKAYLFNQLEDDTFRDRNGTYFRAAGDLSLYLPMAELAGPEKIHFVEERLYYYRVHEACNFKVMRDEQLANNWDIRSRPALARQTAYFDFTEPVTDLEKSGIHALAQQVRARYPLPCTVNIRHRITADQADSWRPYHSLWVEEGVYLSGEIIDAKELA comes from the coding sequence ATGAAGCAGAGCGCACTCCACCCCTCCCGATTTTTCGTGGTCATTCCCTGCTTCAATTGCGAGGAATACATCGGTGAATGTCTGGAATCACTGCAAGCCCAGACCTTTACCGACTGGACCGCCCTGGTCGCCAACGACTGCTCCGGTGACGACACGGCGCAGGTGGCTGCCGGATACGCGGCCAGCGACGACCGCATCACGGTACGCACGGGCGAAGAACGCGGCTGGCTCATGGGCAACACCCTTGCCGGGCTGCGCAGTCTAGACCTGCACCCCGATGACGTGGTGGCCGTGCTGGACGGCGACGACTGGATTCGCCCTACCTGCCTTGAAAAGCTGTGGGACGCCCATTGCAGCGGCTATGATCTCGTCTACACGGATGAAGATATTCAGGGGCAGGAACATTCCGTGGGCAAACCGTTCATCAGGACAGCTCCGGCCCGCGCTCAGGCATGGGGATTCTCCCAACTCCGCTCCTTCAAGGCGTACCTCTTCAACCAGCTTGAAGACGACACGTTCCGCGACCGTAACGGCACCTATTTCCGGGCAGCAGGCGATCTTTCCCTGTACCTGCCCATGGCCGAGCTGGCCGGACCGGAAAAAATCCATTTCGTTGAGGAACGACTGTACTATTACCGGGTGCATGAAGCCTGCAATTTCAAGGTCATGCGTGACGAACAACTGGCCAACAACTGGGATATCCGCTCCCGCCCCGCGCTTGCACGCCAGACCGCCTATTTCGATTTCACGGAACCTGTCACCGATCTGGAAAAATCCGGCATCCATGCTCTCGCACAACAGGTGCGCGCCCGATATCCCCTGCCCTGCACGGTCAACATCCGTCACCGGATCACGGCGGATCAGGCAGACAGCTGGCGGCCCTACCACTCCCTGTGGGTGGAGGAAGGGGTCTACCTCAGCGGCGAAATCATCGATGCCAAGGAGCTCGCATGA